A stretch of the Rhodanobacteraceae bacterium genome encodes the following:
- a CDS encoding DnaA regulatory inactivator Hda has product MSQMPLALGGLGAPDFDRFWSGNDHLLLARLRALADHPGTSQVLLGGAPSSGKTHLLMACCDAARAAGHSAAYLPLARLQLDSPGEPLDAELVAIDDVGLALGNHALAEWLFAEINRQHDRQRALLLALGSEHDLSAALLPDLSSRLARSEMLRIERHDDEARKAILMHRAEHAGMPLDEAAADYLLRHHSRDLRTLLQTLANLDREALARGRRITVPLLKDVLA; this is encoded by the coding sequence ATGAGCCAGATGCCATTGGCGCTGGGCGGACTGGGCGCACCGGATTTCGACCGATTCTGGTCTGGCAACGACCACTTATTGCTGGCCCGCCTGCGGGCGCTCGCGGACCATCCGGGTACCTCGCAGGTGCTGCTGGGCGGTGCGCCCTCGTCGGGCAAGACGCATCTGCTGATGGCCTGCTGCGACGCCGCGCGCGCCGCCGGCCACAGCGCAGCCTACCTGCCCCTGGCGCGACTGCAGCTGGATTCACCTGGCGAGCCACTGGACGCGGAACTGGTGGCCATCGACGATGTTGGACTGGCGCTCGGCAACCATGCCCTGGCGGAATGGCTGTTCGCCGAAATCAATCGTCAGCACGATCGTCAGCGCGCCCTGCTGCTGGCGCTGGGCAGTGAACACGATCTCTCGGCAGCCTTGTTGCCGGACCTGTCCTCACGCCTGGCGCGCTCGGAGATGCTGCGCATCGAGCGCCACGATGACGAGGCGCGCAAGGCCATTCTGATGCACCGCGCCGAGCACGCCGGCATGCCGCTGGACGAGGCCGCAGCCGACTATCTGCTGCGGCACCACAGTCGCGATCTGCGCACCCTGCTGCAGACCCTCGCCAACCTCGACCGCGAAGCCTTGGCCCGCGGCCGCCGCATCACCGTACCGCTGCTGAAGGACGTGTTGGCGTAG
- a CDS encoding peptidylprolyl isomerase translates to MAEVLEASQPGDWRRPDPKHTLYLELDSGRVVIELAPDFAPRHVANILTLARSGYYDGLAILRVQDNFVVQWGDPQAEDEAARKALTAGERQLAAEFTRSASTDLKFTVLPDGDGYAAQTGFVGGFPAARDPGLQRAWLTHCYGTLGVGRDNDVNSGGGTELYVVIGHAPRQLDRNITVAGRVIQGMELLSSLPRGPAPMGFYEQPEQRIAIRKVRVAADLPEAERSRIELLRTDTPRFQDLIEARRNRRDEWYKQPAGHIDVCSVPLPARQY, encoded by the coding sequence ATGGCTGAAGTGCTGGAGGCCAGCCAGCCCGGCGACTGGCGACGACCCGACCCCAAGCACACGCTTTATCTGGAGCTGGACTCCGGGCGCGTGGTGATCGAACTGGCGCCCGACTTCGCGCCCCGGCATGTGGCGAACATCCTGACACTGGCGCGCTCTGGTTACTACGACGGCCTGGCGATCCTGCGCGTGCAGGACAATTTCGTCGTGCAATGGGGCGATCCCCAAGCCGAAGACGAAGCGGCCCGCAAAGCACTGACCGCCGGGGAGCGACAGCTGGCAGCGGAATTCACCCGCAGCGCCAGCACTGATCTCAAGTTCACCGTGCTGCCCGATGGCGACGGCTATGCGGCGCAGACCGGATTTGTTGGCGGATTCCCGGCAGCGCGCGATCCCGGCTTGCAGCGCGCCTGGTTGACGCACTGCTACGGCACGCTCGGGGTGGGCCGGGACAACGATGTGAACTCCGGCGGCGGCACCGAGCTGTATGTGGTCATCGGTCATGCGCCCCGACAGCTGGATCGCAATATCACTGTGGCGGGCCGGGTCATACAGGGCATGGAGTTGCTGTCCAGCCTGCCGCGCGGGCCGGCGCCGATGGGCTTCTACGAGCAGCCCGAACAGCGCATTGCCATCCGCAAGGTGCGGGTGGCCGCTGATCTGCCGGAGGCCGAGCGCAGCCGTATCGAGTTGTTGCGTACCGATACGCCGCGCTTTCAGGATCTGATAGAAGCCCGCCGTAATCGCCGTGACGAGTGGTACAAGCAGCCGGCCGGCCATATCGACGTCTGCAGTGTGCCACTGCCGGCGCGGCAGTACTGA
- a CDS encoding TIGR04222 domain-containing membrane protein: protein MRDWTDTEQALWARLQAHAFEHPELGIDFARRLAREQGWTLDFARRAIDEYRRFCFLACISPQEVTPSDAVDEVWHLHLCYTRDYWKQFCPQVLGRALHHGPTQGGREESWRYREQYATTIALYEDYFGAAPQDLWPGTRERFAARPAQIAIDRGRYWLIPRPRWPRAAATCAALLALATLTQVQSALALSSNPLDWTAGPFLQLFGVLMVSGLVGAWWLRRSLRDTGSASGARPEAFELAYLAGGAVRCTDAAVAHLLGNGQAQWDQNSRELKLDRPVSDSSEAPAVVARCIAVDGSPAQVLKRSAVALAPLEKRLQKANLWLDDAAAWRVRLFSALPLLLVAAFGVSKIVVGLSRSKPVAFLVILTIITGVIGLGFLLARPTRTRAGDQALADAKQRHARALRAPQQKELGLAVALLGTAALSGTAYAEYHQLRSPPGSSGDSSGCGGDSGGGDGGGGGCGGCGGGD, encoded by the coding sequence ATGCGCGACTGGACCGACACCGAGCAGGCACTCTGGGCGCGCCTGCAGGCCCATGCTTTTGAGCACCCGGAGCTTGGCATCGATTTCGCCCGACGCCTGGCGCGCGAACAGGGCTGGACGCTGGATTTCGCCAGACGCGCCATCGACGAGTACCGCAGATTCTGCTTCCTGGCCTGCATCAGCCCGCAGGAGGTCACGCCCAGCGATGCCGTCGACGAGGTCTGGCACCTGCACCTGTGCTACACCCGCGATTACTGGAAGCAGTTTTGCCCGCAAGTCCTCGGGCGTGCGCTGCACCATGGCCCCACCCAGGGCGGTCGGGAAGAATCCTGGCGCTACCGCGAGCAATACGCGACGACGATTGCCCTGTACGAGGACTATTTCGGCGCAGCTCCACAGGATCTCTGGCCTGGCACTCGCGAGCGCTTCGCCGCCAGGCCTGCCCAGATCGCCATTGATCGCGGCCGCTACTGGCTGATCCCGCGGCCGCGCTGGCCGCGCGCGGCGGCGACTTGCGCGGCTCTGCTGGCCTTGGCCACGTTGACGCAGGTGCAGAGCGCGCTGGCCTTGTCATCCAACCCCCTGGACTGGACCGCCGGGCCCTTTCTGCAACTCTTTGGCGTGCTGATGGTCAGCGGGCTGGTAGGCGCCTGGTGGCTGCGTCGGAGCCTGCGGGACACCGGCAGCGCCAGCGGTGCCCGCCCTGAAGCCTTCGAACTGGCCTATCTCGCCGGCGGCGCCGTCCGCTGCACCGATGCCGCGGTGGCCCATCTGCTCGGCAACGGCCAGGCCCAGTGGGATCAGAACAGCCGCGAGCTGAAATTGGACCGGCCGGTGTCAGACAGCAGCGAAGCGCCCGCCGTCGTGGCCCGCTGCATTGCCGTGGACGGATCGCCAGCCCAGGTACTCAAGCGCTCTGCCGTGGCCTTGGCGCCGCTGGAGAAGAGGTTGCAGAAGGCCAATCTTTGGCTGGATGACGCTGCCGCCTGGCGGGTGCGCTTGTTCAGCGCGCTGCCCCTGCTGCTTGTGGCCGCCTTCGGTGTCAGCAAGATTGTCGTCGGCCTGTCGCGGTCCAAACCGGTCGCCTTCCTGGTGATTCTGACGATCATCACCGGTGTGATCGGCCTCGGCTTCTTGCTGGCGCGTCCGACCCGCACCCGCGCCGGCGATCAAGCGCTGGCGGATGCCAAACAGCGCCATGCACGCGCCCTGCGGGCGCCGCAACAGAAGGAACTCGGACTGGCGGTGGCACTGCTGGGAACGGCAGCGCTCAGTGGCACGGCCTACGCCGAGTACCACCAGCTGCGCTCACCGCCCGGCTCCTCCGGCGACAGCAGCGGCTGTGGCGGCGACAGTGGCGGTGGCGATGGCGGCGGCGGTGGCTGCGGAGGTTGCGGCGGCGGCGATTGA
- a CDS encoding PilT/PilU family type 4a pilus ATPase has product MSIDFNSFLKLMVHKKASDLFITAGVPPSMKVHGRIAPITQAALTPQQSRDLVLSVMTPSQREEFEKTHECQFAISLQGVGRFRVSCFYQRNQVGMVLRRIETKIPTLDELSLPPILKTLAMTKRGLIIFVGATGTGKSTSLAAMLGYRNQNSTGHIITIEDPIEFVHKHEGCIISQREVGIDTDSFELALKNTLRQAPDVILIGEVRARETMDHAITFAETGHLCLCTLHANNANQAIDRILHFFPEDRRPQLLMDLSLNLKGIVAQQLIPTPDGKGRRVAMEVLLGTPLVQDYIRQGEVHKLKDVMKESTNLGMRTFDQSLFELYQAGEISYEDALRHADSANEVRLRIKLAQGGDAHTLSAGMEGVELIER; this is encoded by the coding sequence ATGAGTATCGACTTCAATTCCTTCTTGAAGCTGATGGTGCACAAGAAGGCGTCGGATTTGTTCATCACCGCGGGTGTGCCACCTTCAATGAAGGTGCATGGCCGCATCGCGCCGATCACCCAGGCCGCACTGACGCCACAGCAAAGCCGTGATCTGGTGCTCTCGGTCATGACACCCTCGCAACGCGAGGAGTTTGAGAAGACCCACGAGTGCCAGTTCGCCATCAGCCTGCAAGGTGTGGGCCGATTCCGCGTCAGCTGTTTCTATCAGCGCAATCAGGTGGGCATGGTGCTGCGTCGCATCGAGACCAAGATCCCGACGCTGGACGAACTCAGCCTGCCGCCGATCCTGAAAACGCTGGCCATGACCAAGCGTGGCCTGATCATCTTTGTCGGCGCCACCGGTACCGGCAAGTCGACCTCACTGGCGGCAATGCTGGGTTATCGCAACCAGAATTCCACCGGTCACATCATCACCATCGAAGACCCGATCGAATTCGTGCACAAGCACGAGGGCTGCATCATCTCGCAGCGCGAAGTCGGCATCGATACCGACAGCTTCGAACTGGCGCTGAAGAACACGCTGCGTCAGGCCCCGGACGTCATCCTGATCGGTGAGGTGCGCGCCCGCGAGACCATGGATCACGCCATCACCTTCGCCGAGACCGGCCATCTGTGCCTGTGCACGCTGCATGCCAACAACGCCAACCAGGCCATCGATCGCATCCTGCACTTCTTCCCGGAAGACCGTCGCCCGCAGCTGTTGATGGATCTGTCGCTGAATCTGAAGGGCATCGTCGCCCAGCAGCTGATTCCGACGCCGGACGGCAAGGGTCGTCGCGTGGCCATGGAAGTGCTGCTCGGTACGCCGCTGGTGCAGGACTACATCCGTCAGGGTGAGGTGCACAAGCTCAAGGACGTCATGAAGGAATCGACCAACCTTGGCATGCGCACCTTCGATCAGAGCCTGTTCGAGCTCTATCAGGCCGGCGAGATCAGCTACGAAGACGCGCTGCGCCACGCCGATTCCGCCAACGAGGTGCGTTTGCGCATCAAGCTGGCCCAGGGCGGCGATGCCCATACCCTGTCGGCCGGCATGGAAGGCGTGGAACTGATCGAGCGCTGA
- a CDS encoding DUF1232 domain-containing protein has translation MRVVIDLSEQDLEHFRAAMRRAKEAAAHLSAAEITGAAMQLLEDTKGVQVPEFVSSRMKRLGTLVGMVHDTNWGISDEERKEILSALTYFSDPNDAIPDDIPVLGFLDDAIMIELVVEELKHEIDAYEDFCLFRKQAEDDIGAVEASGLNRDDWLQQRQNELLDRMRGRRSRDSASYGGGRGGFSLFSIR, from the coding sequence ATGCGCGTTGTAATCGACCTGTCCGAACAGGATCTGGAGCATTTCCGGGCCGCCATGCGGCGCGCCAAGGAAGCCGCCGCCCATCTGAGCGCCGCCGAGATCACCGGTGCCGCCATGCAGCTGCTGGAAGACACCAAGGGTGTGCAGGTGCCCGAGTTCGTGTCCTCGCGCATGAAGCGCCTGGGTACGCTGGTAGGCATGGTGCACGACACCAACTGGGGTATTTCCGACGAAGAGCGCAAGGAAATCCTGTCGGCGCTGACCTATTTCTCCGATCCCAACGATGCCATTCCGGACGATATCCCGGTGCTGGGCTTCCTCGACGACGCCATCATGATCGAATTGGTGGTGGAAGAGCTGAAGCACGAGATCGACGCCTATGAAGACTTCTGCCTGTTCCGCAAGCAGGCCGAGGACGATATCGGCGCAGTGGAGGCGAGCGGTCTCAACCGCGACGACTGGCTGCAGCAGCGTCAGAACGAGTTGCTGGATCGCATGCGCGGGCGTCGCTCCCGCGACAGCGCTTCCTACGGTGGTGGCCGCGGCGGCTTCTCGCTGTTCTCGATTCGCTGA
- a CDS encoding YggS family pyridoxal phosphate-dependent enzyme: MTTRLSDRLDTLTRNIRAAAPSGLATLVAVSKTQPASAVAEAYALGQRVFGENYVQEALAKMRELRDSCPEIEWHLIGPLQSNKCREVAEHFDWLQTLDRAKLIPLLARFRPANLDPLNVLIQVNIDDEDSKSGCAPEQIAELARAVAGSPELQLRGLMSIPKPWPGLEQRRDSFRQLRQLFGRLKQDFPQIDTLSMGMSDDFELALEQGATMVRVGSALFGARPKPGG; this comes from the coding sequence ATGACCACCCGCTTGAGTGACCGATTGGACACGCTGACCCGAAACATCCGGGCAGCGGCGCCCTCGGGCCTGGCCACGCTGGTCGCCGTCAGCAAGACTCAGCCGGCCTCGGCGGTCGCCGAGGCCTATGCGCTGGGACAGCGCGTGTTCGGCGAGAACTACGTCCAGGAAGCCCTGGCGAAGATGCGCGAACTGCGAGACAGCTGCCCGGAGATCGAGTGGCATCTGATCGGCCCGCTGCAATCGAACAAGTGCCGCGAAGTTGCCGAGCACTTCGACTGGCTGCAGACACTGGACCGGGCCAAGCTGATTCCGCTGCTGGCTCGGTTTCGTCCGGCGAACCTGGATCCGCTCAACGTGCTGATCCAAGTCAACATCGATGACGAGGACAGCAAGTCCGGCTGCGCGCCTGAGCAGATCGCGGAATTGGCGCGGGCCGTTGCCGGATCGCCCGAACTCCAGCTGCGCGGGCTGATGTCGATCCCCAAACCGTGGCCGGGGCTGGAACAGCGGCGGGACAGCTTCAGACAGTTACGCCAGCTGTTTGGGCGTTTGAAACAGGACTTTCCTCAGATCGACACGCTGTCGATGGGCATGAGCGACGATTTTGAACTGGCGCTGGAACAAGGTGCGACCATGGTTCGAGTCGGATCTGCGCTGTTTGGAGCCAGACCGAAGCCCGGCGGCTGA
- a CDS encoding type IV pilus twitching motility protein PilT: MDIAELLAFSVKNKASDLHLSAGLPPMIRVDGDVRRINIPALDHKSVHGLIYDIMSDKQRRDYEEFFEIDFSFEIPGLARFRVNAFNQNRGAAAVFRTIPSEILSLEDLAAPKVFKELIDYPQGLILVTGPTGSGKSTTLAAMLDHINKNEYAHLLSVEDPIEFVHTSNKCLINQREVHRNTHGFNEALRSALREDPDYILVGELRDLETIRLALTAAETGHLVFGTLHTSSAAKTIDRIIDVFPAGEKPMVRSMLSESLRAVIAQTLMKKVGGGRIAAHEIMVGIPAIRNLIREDKVAQMYSSIQTGANYGMQTLDQCLQDLVKRGLVTRQQAMTYAKDKRLFET, translated from the coding sequence ATGGATATCGCCGAACTATTGGCATTCAGCGTCAAGAATAAGGCTTCGGACTTGCATCTGTCGGCAGGCCTGCCGCCGATGATCCGTGTAGACGGCGATGTCCGGCGCATCAACATCCCGGCGCTGGACCACAAATCGGTCCATGGGCTGATCTACGACATCATGTCGGACAAGCAGCGCCGCGACTACGAAGAATTCTTCGAGATCGATTTCTCCTTCGAGATTCCCGGACTGGCGCGCTTCCGTGTCAACGCCTTCAACCAGAATCGCGGCGCCGCGGCGGTGTTCCGTACGATTCCTTCCGAAATCCTGTCCTTGGAAGACCTGGCCGCACCCAAGGTGTTCAAGGAATTGATCGACTATCCGCAGGGGCTGATCCTGGTGACGGGACCTACCGGTTCAGGCAAGTCGACCACCCTGGCGGCCATGCTTGATCACATCAACAAGAATGAATACGCGCATCTGCTCTCGGTCGAAGACCCGATCGAGTTCGTGCACACCTCGAACAAGTGTCTGATCAACCAGCGCGAAGTGCATCGCAACACCCATGGCTTCAATGAGGCGCTGCGATCAGCCCTGCGTGAGGATCCCGACTACATCCTGGTCGGCGAGTTGCGCGATCTGGAAACCATCCGTCTGGCGCTGACCGCGGCCGAAACCGGCCATCTGGTCTTCGGTACGCTGCACACCAGTTCGGCGGCCAAGACCATCGATCGCATCATCGACGTGTTCCCCGCCGGCGAAAAGCCGATGGTGCGTTCGATGCTGTCGGAGTCGCTGCGCGCGGTCATTGCGCAGACGCTGATGAAGAAGGTCGGCGGCGGCCGTATCGCGGCGCACGAAATCATGGTCGGCATCCCGGCCATTCGCAACCTGATCCGCGAGGACAAGGTGGCGCAGATGTATTCCTCGATCCAGACCGGCGCCAACTACGGCATGCAAACGCTCGATCAGTGCCTGCAGGATCTGGTCAAGCGTGGTCTGGTCACGCGCCAGCAGGCGATGACCTACGCCAAAGACAAGCGTCTGTTCGAGACATGA
- a CDS encoding efflux RND transporter permease subunit: protein MTLAEIALKRPVTTIMLFVSCVVFGLLSARMLKLEFFPELDAPFILVQVPYPGSTPKEVEREIVRPIEESLATISGIDRMFSNADDNGAFFFLVFDWNRNLKVKLSEVRERVDAVRGELPKDIQRIQVLKFSTNDEPALQIRLSSTTGNLLDAYDLLERRIKRPLERIPGVASVELSGVEPNEVRIDLLPERIASHNIDLNALSQRIQSANFSTSAGLIHDGDHRYRVQPVGEIRSLEEYGNLVINDAGLRLRDVAEIRYVQREINFRRILNGNYAVGVDIRRERGANLVDVCADVLAEVNKIEASGALAGIELYIIGNQGEGITSSLGELVKSGAQGMLFAVLILYFFLRHWPSTLMVSLSVPICIAISLGAMYFLGLSLNVLTMMGLLLGVGMLVDNAVVVTESIYQQREKRPGDPVGTAIEGTRMVQLAVSAGTLTSIIVFLPNVFGGTTQVGVFLYYVAMPMSVALLASWFVAVSIIPMLASRIEPPKGVSQVRIVERWKLLYGRLLHWTLNHRGWSLMGVLLIFASVLIPANVVKTDFFGGSGKRDFNIGYELNGRYRLEQLEPAARAVEAFLLRHKEEFEIESVYSWLSEDQGMQTRLQLVKDDRATRPLEEIKQAVRDGLPKLAIGKAVVDLRQGPGGGNAGSTDTPSVSVNINGDSTEVLTEVAKDVARILATHDEFAEVRADDAQEQQEVQLRIDRDRASNLGFDPAQVGQLIQVAMRGVPLREFRQGDTEVPVLLRFKDAESLSLDDLKEIRITRADGESVPLSALVSVDVSPSARQIGRQDRKTSQSITIDLKPKGDMGKAREIIESSLKDYPFPTGYTYDLGQRFQDDAAAAAEMMFLLLLSIVLIYMVMAALFESAIYPIAILISIMYAVVGVWWTFLVWDTTFSVMAFIGIMILTGVVVNNGIVLVEHVNTLRRAGHDREQALILGGQERLRPILITTGTTFLGLLPLCISDVGIGGNGPAYFPMARAIAGGLVFSTAITLVVLPTVYASLEDASEAIKRGWRRAGTRSSRAPVEA from the coding sequence ATGACCCTCGCCGAAATCGCCCTGAAGCGCCCGGTCACCACGATCATGCTCTTCGTCAGCTGCGTGGTCTTCGGTTTGCTGAGCGCGCGCATGCTCAAGCTGGAGTTCTTTCCGGAGCTGGATGCGCCCTTCATCCTGGTGCAGGTGCCCTATCCGGGTTCCACGCCCAAGGAAGTCGAGCGCGAGATCGTGCGGCCCATCGAGGAATCGCTGGCCACGATTTCCGGTATCGACCGGATGTTCAGCAATGCCGACGACAACGGTGCCTTCTTCTTTCTGGTGTTCGACTGGAACCGCAACCTCAAGGTCAAGCTCTCGGAGGTGCGCGAGCGGGTGGATGCGGTCCGCGGCGAACTGCCCAAGGACATCCAGCGCATCCAGGTGCTGAAGTTCTCCACCAACGACGAGCCCGCGCTGCAGATCCGCCTGTCCAGCACCACCGGCAATCTGCTGGATGCCTACGACCTGCTGGAGCGCCGCATCAAGCGACCGCTGGAACGCATACCGGGTGTCGCCTCGGTCGAGCTGTCCGGCGTGGAACCCAACGAAGTCCGCATCGATCTGCTGCCCGAGCGCATCGCTTCGCACAACATTGATCTGAACGCCCTGTCGCAGCGTATCCAGTCAGCGAATTTCTCCACCTCTGCCGGGTTGATCCACGACGGTGATCACCGCTACCGGGTGCAGCCGGTGGGCGAGATTCGCAGTCTGGAGGAGTACGGCAATCTGGTCATCAACGATGCCGGCCTGCGCCTGCGCGATGTGGCCGAGATCCGCTACGTCCAGCGCGAGATCAATTTTCGCCGCATCCTCAACGGCAACTACGCCGTCGGCGTCGACATCCGCCGTGAGCGCGGCGCCAATCTGGTCGATGTCTGTGCCGATGTGCTGGCAGAAGTAAACAAGATCGAAGCCAGTGGCGCGCTGGCCGGCATCGAGCTCTACATCATCGGCAACCAGGGCGAGGGCATTACCAGTTCGCTCGGTGAACTGGTCAAATCCGGCGCCCAGGGCATGCTCTTTGCGGTGCTGATCCTGTACTTCTTCCTGCGCCACTGGCCAAGCACACTGATGGTGTCGCTGTCGGTGCCGATCTGCATCGCCATCAGTCTGGGGGCCATGTATTTCCTCGGACTCTCGCTCAACGTGTTGACCATGATGGGTCTGCTGCTGGGTGTGGGCATGCTGGTGGACAATGCCGTGGTCGTGACCGAGAGCATTTACCAGCAGCGGGAAAAGCGCCCGGGCGATCCGGTTGGTACCGCGATCGAGGGCACCCGCATGGTGCAGCTGGCGGTCAGCGCCGGCACGCTCACCAGCATCATCGTGTTTCTGCCGAATGTCTTCGGCGGGACGACGCAGGTTGGCGTGTTTCTCTACTACGTGGCCATGCCGATGTCCGTTGCCTTGCTGGCCTCGTGGTTCGTTGCGGTCAGCATCATTCCGATGCTGGCCTCACGCATCGAACCCCCCAAAGGGGTGTCGCAGGTACGAATCGTCGAGCGCTGGAAGCTGCTTTATGGTCGCTTGCTGCACTGGACGCTCAACCATCGCGGCTGGTCCTTGATGGGTGTGCTGTTGATCTTCGCCAGCGTGCTCATTCCCGCCAACGTGGTCAAGACCGATTTCTTTGGCGGCAGCGGCAAGCGCGACTTCAATATTGGCTACGAGCTCAACGGGCGTTACCGGCTGGAGCAGCTGGAGCCGGCGGCGCGCGCCGTGGAGGCTTTCCTGCTGCGCCACAAGGAGGAATTCGAGATCGAGTCGGTGTACAGCTGGCTGTCCGAAGATCAGGGCATGCAGACCCGGCTGCAGCTGGTCAAGGACGATCGGGCGACACGGCCGCTGGAGGAGATCAAGCAGGCCGTGCGCGATGGATTGCCCAAACTCGCCATCGGCAAGGCCGTGGTCGATCTGCGCCAGGGTCCAGGTGGCGGTAACGCCGGCAGTACGGATACGCCCAGCGTCAGCGTCAACATCAACGGCGATTCCACCGAGGTGCTGACCGAGGTGGCCAAGGATGTGGCGCGAATCCTTGCCACCCATGATGAGTTTGCCGAAGTGCGCGCCGACGATGCCCAGGAGCAGCAGGAAGTGCAGCTGCGCATCGACCGCGATCGTGCCTCCAATCTGGGATTCGACCCGGCTCAGGTGGGCCAGTTGATCCAGGTGGCCATGCGCGGCGTACCGCTGCGCGAGTTTCGCCAGGGCGACACCGAGGTCCCCGTGTTGTTGCGCTTCAAGGATGCCGAGTCACTGTCACTCGATGACCTCAAGGAAATCCGCATCACCCGCGCTGATGGCGAGTCGGTGCCGCTGTCGGCGCTGGTGTCGGTCGATGTCTCGCCCAGCGCCCGCCAGATCGGACGGCAGGATCGCAAGACCAGTCAGTCGATCACCATCGACCTCAAGCCCAAGGGAGACATGGGCAAGGCACGCGAGATCATCGAAAGCAGTCTGAAGGATTACCCGTTCCCGACCGGTTACACCTACGATCTGGGTCAGCGCTTCCAGGACGATGCCGCCGCCGCTGCCGAAATGATGTTCCTGCTGCTGCTGTCGATTGTCCTGATCTACATGGTCATGGCGGCCCTGTTCGAGTCGGCGATCTATCCGATCGCGATCCTGATCTCGATCATGTATGCGGTGGTCGGGGTCTGGTGGACCTTCCTGGTCTGGGACACCACCTTCTCGGTCATGGCTTTCATCGGCATCATGATTCTGACCGGCGTGGTAGTGAACAACGGCATCGTGCTGGTCGAGCATGTGAACACGCTCCGGCGAGCCGGGCACGATCGCGAGCAGGCCCTGATCCTGGGCGGGCAGGAGCGGCTGCGGCCGATCCTGATCACCACCGGCACCACCTTCCTCGGCCTGTTGCCGCTGTGCATCAGCGATGTCGGCATCGGTGGCAACGGACCGGCCTACTTCCCGATGGCCAGGGCCATCGCCGGTGGATTGGTCTTCTCCACCGCCATCACCCTGGTGGTGCTGCCCACCGTGTATGCCTCGCTGGAAGACGCCAGCGAAGCCATCAAGCGCGGCTGGCGCCGCGCGGGCACACGCTCCTCCCGGGCGCCGGTCGAGGCCTGA